From the genome of Armatimonadota bacterium, one region includes:
- the thrS gene encoding threonine--tRNA ligase — protein MGLIHVTLPGGQDHEVLVGTSAGALADRLGLDGVLAALVDGQLRDLRWPLESDARVEFVTFDEPAGREVYWHSTSHLMAQAVKQLFPEARLAIGPPIEDGFYYDFDIGRPFSPEDLERIEARMKDLAAADQHVERVEIPREEAYRRYKEEGEIYKQELLEEIPDGSVSFYRQDGFADMCRGPHVLRTGAVRAIKLLSTSGAYWRGDERRPMLQRIYGVSYPTQDQLDAHLRRLEEARRRDHRRIGRELRLFHLTPEVGQGLPLWLPKGATIRRIIERYIVDLELASGYDHVYSQEIASSTLYKMSGHWDHYRDNMYPAMKLENEELVLRPMNCPHHIMAYMHDQRSYRDLPVRIAELGKVFRYERSGVLTGLHRVRGMTMNDAHIFCRVDQIKDEIVRVVRLIQRVYADFQITNGWYQLSLRDPADHEKFMQNDALWDQAESMLREALTEMGIAFKEARGEAAFYGPKIDVQVPTASGKDETLSTVQLDFLLPERFTLEYIGEDGRAHRPVMIHRAVTSTMERWVAFLIETYEGRFPLWLSPEQARILPIADRHAAYAGAVLAQMEAAGVRAVVDGTNQRISYKIRQAQVDQIPYMLVVGDKEAASGAVAVRSRSEGDLGPIPVAEFLERVVAEVAAKS, from the coding sequence GTTTGTCACGTTTGACGAACCCGCGGGCCGCGAGGTCTACTGGCACTCGACATCGCACCTGATGGCGCAGGCGGTCAAACAGCTCTTTCCCGAGGCCCGGCTGGCCATCGGGCCGCCGATAGAAGACGGGTTCTACTACGACTTCGACATCGGCCGTCCGTTCAGCCCCGAGGACCTGGAACGCATCGAGGCGCGCATGAAGGATCTCGCCGCGGCGGACCAGCATGTCGAGCGCGTGGAGATTCCCCGCGAGGAGGCGTACAGGCGGTACAAGGAGGAGGGTGAGATCTACAAGCAGGAGCTGCTCGAGGAGATCCCGGACGGGAGCGTGAGCTTCTACCGACAGGACGGATTTGCCGACATGTGCCGCGGCCCCCACGTGCTCCGCACGGGCGCCGTTCGTGCGATTAAGCTGCTCTCCACATCCGGCGCCTACTGGCGTGGCGACGAGCGCCGCCCGATGCTGCAGCGCATCTACGGCGTTTCTTATCCCACGCAGGATCAGCTGGACGCCCATCTGCGCCGTCTGGAGGAGGCCCGGAGGCGGGATCACAGGCGCATCGGCAGGGAGTTGCGCCTGTTCCACCTTACCCCGGAGGTCGGGCAGGGACTGCCGCTGTGGCTGCCCAAGGGCGCGACGATCCGGCGCATCATTGAGCGCTACATCGTGGACCTGGAGCTCGCGTCCGGCTATGACCACGTCTACAGCCAGGAGATCGCGAGCTCTACGCTCTACAAGATGTCCGGCCACTGGGACCACTACCGGGACAACATGTATCCCGCGATGAAGCTCGAGAACGAAGAGCTGGTTCTCCGGCCCATGAACTGTCCCCACCACATCATGGCCTACATGCACGACCAGCGCTCCTACCGGGACCTGCCCGTACGAATCGCCGAGCTCGGCAAGGTTTTCAGGTACGAGCGGTCCGGGGTTCTGACCGGCCTCCATCGTGTCCGGGGCATGACGATGAACGACGCCCACATTTTCTGCCGCGTGGACCAGATCAAGGACGAGATCGTAAGGGTGGTCCGGCTGATTCAGAGGGTGTACGCGGACTTCCAGATCACCAATGGCTGGTACCAGCTCTCACTCCGCGATCCCGCGGACCACGAGAAGTTCATGCAGAACGACGCGCTCTGGGACCAGGCCGAGAGCATGCTGCGCGAGGCGCTCACCGAGATGGGCATCGCGTTCAAGGAGGCCAGGGGCGAGGCCGCGTTCTACGGGCCCAAGATTGACGTGCAGGTTCCGACCGCATCCGGCAAGGACGAGACACTCTCCACGGTTCAGCTCGACTTCCTGCTGCCCGAGCGGTTCACGCTGGAGTACATCGGCGAAGACGGTCGGGCCCACCGGCCGGTGATGATCCACCGTGCGGTCACCAGCACGATGGAGCGGTGGGTCGCGTTCTTGATCGAGACGTACGAAGGCCGGTTCCCCCTGTGGCTGTCTCCGGAGCAAGCCCGGATCCTGCCGATCGCGGACCGGCACGCGGCCTACGCCGGAGCGGTGCTCGCGCAGATGGAAGCCGCCGGGGTGCGCGCGGTCGTGGACGGGACGAACCAGCGCATCAGCTACAAGATCCGGCAGGCCCAGGTGGACCAGATCCCGTACATGCTCGTCGTGGGTGACAAGGAGGCCGCATCCGGGGCCGTGGCCGTGCGCAGCCGCTCGGAAGGGGACCTGGGCCCGATTCCCGTGGCCGAGTTCCTGGAGCGGGTAGTGGCCGAGGTGGCCGCCAAGAGCTAG